The Balneolaceae bacterium sequence GCCGCCACTTGTGTGACTAATCGAATGGATTGAGAAAGATTAATTCTATCATCAAACCAGCCCAGTAATGAAATCACTATTGTTGTTGCAATTAAGGAAAGATATGCACTCGAGGTAAGCAGGCCTTGCCATGCAAAATAAAGAACAAATGCGATGATTGATGTAAGGACAAAGCCAATACCTCCTCCCCTTGGTGTTGGCGTACTATGGGAACTTCGCTTCGTTGGTACATCCGTAATGTTATGTTTTTGAGCATACTTGATGAACCATCCGGTTGCAACGTAATTGCACCCGGCAATAAAAATTATACCAACAACTGTAATCAAATCTGGCACCGTATATTGCTTTTATTCAGATACTATTTCTAAACCCCAAATGCGAAAAAATCCCAATAATACTACCAGGACTCAAGTTGAATTTTGAGAAAATTTAATGAATTAATATTCTTTTCTGCGATCAAAAATAGTAAATCATTACTGTTTTTCATTTATTTATTTAACTGTTGATAATATTCATTTAAAATTCAGGAGATATCTATGCCAGCTATCAATCCTCCTTTCTATCCTATTATTTATGTACGCGGTTATGCTATGAGGCAATCTGAGATTGAAGATACTGTTGCAACGCCATATATGGGTTTCAATCTCGGATCCACCAAAATCCGCCAGGAGTGGGATGGTAAAATCAAGAAACACATATTTGAATCGTCTCTTGTGCGCTTGATGAAAGATTACGAATACGCCGATAATTATATGAATGGAACAGAAATTGAAGACACCATTCCGGCTAAAAGTATCATTATTCACCGGTATTACGATGTTGCTTCTGAAGAAATTGGTGCAGGAAAAGTACCATCAGTTATTGATGCTGCCAAAGCCCTGGGCAAACTGATTGAGAAAACCAAAAACCTGGTCTGCGGAGACGATCAAGAGGCTCACAATAAATTTAAAGTCTACCTGGTGGCACATTCCATGGGAGGATTGATCTGCCGCTGTTTGCTGCAAAACGACAATGTAAGCAATAAAAATGTAAAGCATTTGGTAGATAAGGTATTTACCTACGGCACTCCGCATAACGGGATAGAGGTTGCCGGAGCAAACGTTCCCGGTTTCCTGGGAATTTGGGATATGAACAACTTTAACCGGGATAAGATGGCGTCTTACCTGGATCTTAACAGAGATTCGGTACAGGTTAACTCGCTGGATGGAAAATTTGATCCAGCCCGGTTTTTCTGCCTGGTAGGTACAAATCACAAAGATTATAACGCCGCCAAATACGCCGTCGGGCCTATGAGTGACGGACTCGTTAAAATAAAAAATGCAACAGTCGATAAATCGCCGAGAGCTTATACCCATCACAGCCACAGCGGCCACTTTGGAATGGTAAATTCTGAAGAAGGATACCAGAACCTGGTTCGATTTCTGTTTGGAAACACAAGAGTGAAAGGAGTTTTAGAACCTATTGCACTGCCGTTGCCTCCTTCTGTTCAAAAGGCGTATGAAGAAGACAAAGATATCAAAGCTTCCTACTTTTTTGAGGCTACCGTTGCACCGCGAGGATCGTTTACATACAAACTTACCGAACGTAAAATAGATCACAGTTCCGCTGTTTTTCGAACATTTGATGAACTTCTGCGCCCCGAAAATGTTGGACGGAACAAACCAAGGCTGCCTGTTTTGTTCTCGGTTTTCCTGGACAGCAACAAAATTACACACGGACGAACACTTGTATTCACAATCGACATTGTGGTTAGAACTACGGAGTACAGAATCAATAAAATTCTTTTCCTTGAAGAACGGATTCCCGAAGAGAATCTCTATCGCGATAAATTAACCGTGCGAGCTACCATTACCGATGACGGATGGAACATCCGGTATATACCAACTGATGAACAGTGGGGCGAAAAACTTGGCAAAGATGTGCTCACTGACCAGAAAGGTGTTTATATTCCATTATCATCTAAAAAAGGATTTAAGGGAAAACTCTATCTCGATATCCGGCCCTGGTCGTAACATCCGGTTTTGAAATAAAAAAAGCTCCCAATCAAGTGAGCTTTTTTTGCCGTTATATGATTGTCGATAGTACGCTTTGGAGTTACTGATTACAACATATCTATTCCTTATTATCTAAATATTAATGAAGTATTAATAAATAGAAACAACTTGTTGTTTGAGGCTAATTCTCTCATGAAAATATTATCAGAAAAGATGTAAACACGCTATCTTGAAGTGACTATTTGATTTAAAGCGCAATTATTTATAAATCCTGAGAAATTAAAACTTTAAAACTGGCTTTTCATGGAAAATAATTTTCCAAAAATGCGATTTTTTAGCAGGAAGCTCATCAAACCACAGGATCTGAATGCTCATGGCACTCTTTTTGGAGGATCTGTACTGGCCTGGGTTGATGAGGAGGCTGCCATTTATGTTATATGCCAGCTGGGAAAGGGGAATATAGCGACAAAATTTATGTCTGAAATCGATTTTGTAAGCTCAGCTAAACTTGGAGATATCATTGAGATTGGAATGGAGACGGTTTCTCTCGGAACAACATCTATCACAGTAAAATGCGAAGTTCGGCATAAGTTCACGCGTAAACCGATCATTCGGATTGATAAAATTGTATTTGTTCATCTGGATGAAAATGGACAACCTACACCACACGGAATTACAAAACCTGTAAACAGATAACTTATGGATATTCAAGAACCAATTGTTGATAAACAGGTAATCGTTGATCTTTTATATGGTGATGAGGATTACGTTAGCGAATTTGCTTCAGCGTCCGTTGAATCATTCACCGAGTTTAAAGATAAATTTGCAAAATCTTTAAAAACTCGGGATATGGAGAGCCTCCGTAAAGCCGGCCACAAAATTAAACCCGTTGCCCAAATGATGAAACTGGATCCAGTCATCACAATGTATGAGACATCTAAAATTATGCTCGAAGAAGATGCCTCTGATGAGGAGATTAAAAATCTGGCTGATAATATGAATAAATTCTGCACTCAACTCCTCAAGGAATTAAAGCAACTGGAATAACAGATGTTACCTTTCTGTGATGAAAGCAGTTGATAAACAGGGGATTTTTTCCTCTTAATTTGAAAAAAATGTCTATGAAAGACAGTTCCAACTCTATACTGATTGTTGAAGACGACCGTGACCTGGTAAAACTCATAAAAATTAATCTTGAGGATCAGGGCTACAAAATATATACGGCAGGAGATGGTCTTGAAGCACTGAAGCTATTTGAAGAAAAAGATCCCTCGCTTGTAATTCTCGATATCATGCTTCCCAAATTGGATGGTTTTGAAGTATGCAAACGAATCAGAAAAGAGAATCGAAAGATACCCATTATGATGCTCACCGCGAAAACCGAAGAAGTTGACACAATTCTTGGGCTGGAACTCGGGGCTGATGATTATATGACTAAACCGTTCAGTGTTCGGGAATTAACAGCCCGGGTAAAAGCGATCTTCCGGCGCATTAAGGTAGATCGGGAACAGGAGGGTAATTTACCGGATAAACTGGTTTATGATCACCTTGAAATCTATCCTGATAAACGAAAAGTAACACTTTCTGGAAAAAGCATTGAACTAACCAGTAAGGAGTACGACCTGTTACTTCTGTTTAGCTCCAACCCGGGCAAGGCTTATAGCCGCGAACAACTTCTTAATATAGTGTGGGGATATAGCTACGAAGGATACAGCCATACCGTAAATTCACACATCAATCGGTTGCGGAGTAAAATTGAAAGCGACCCTTCTAATCCTCACTTCATTAAAACGGTTTGGGGAGTTGGCTACCGGTTTACAGATCCTGCAGACAGCCAAGACAATGCGTAGATTCTACTTTAAACTTATTGCCATTTTTTCGGTAATTATGATTCTGTTCGGAGCTCTTGTGGCGTACACAAGTATCCGGGCCTCATCTCGCATTATCCAGGAATCTATTCAAAAAACCAACAGAGATCTCGCCAAACGACTTGTAACGGAGTTTCAGCCCATTGTGGATGATAATTTTGATGAACAAGCAATAGCCCGAAAACTACGTGAGCTTAGCGGAGCCAATCCCCAGTTCGATTTTTATCTACTCAACCGCCAGGGTATGATTAAAAGTTTTATACAGGCACAAAACAACGGGCAGGAACCGGAAACACTAATGGTGGATGTAAAACCTCTGGATCAATTTATTGCCGGTGAACCTCTGCCCATTCTTGGAATGGATCCCAAAAACCCGGACCTGCTGAAACCCTTTAGCGCAGCCAATATTACGATTATGGGGGAAGAAGACTGTTATATCTATGTTGTGCTGGAGGGGAGTCAGTTTACACAAACCGCAGACATGATTGAAGACAGTTATATTCTGCGAGGCTCTCTCATGTTCATCGGTACAGTTCTTTTGATTGGATTGGCTATTGGATTTTTCATCTTCCGAATGCTTACCCGCCGCTTAGATATAATAAAAAAGACTGTGAAAGAGTTTGAGCGGGGCCAATTGAATAAGCGAATTCCTATCAAGAGTAATGATGAAATCACCGATCTCTCTCGTTGTTTCAACAAAATGGCCGACACCGTTCTTGAAAGCATGAACGAAATGAAGAAAGCCGATAAGCTTCGCAGAGACCTGGTTGCCAATGTTTCTCACGATCTGCGTAATCCCCTTTCATCTATTCAGGGGTATTTGGAAACCATACAGATGAAGGGAAAAGAGCTCTCGCGCGAAGAACTGCAAAACTATTTGGAACCGGTACTCACAAATACCAAAAAGCTAAACCGGATGATCGATGACCTGTTTGCCCTCTCTAAACTTGACGCCGAAAATGTAACCCCAAATCTTGAGCATATTACCCTGGCGGAACTGGTGCAGGATCTTGTACAGCAGTTTAAACCCATTGCCCAACAAAAAAATATCGAGATTAAGACAATCTATCCCGAAAATCCGCACGCACAGGTTTATGCAGATATCGGTCTGCTCGACCGTGCCCTCACCAATCTTATTGACAATGCTATCAAGCACACACCTGAAGGCGGAACGGTAACCATTCAGTTGGTTCAAAATGGGAAAGAGATCAACCTTGAGATTAGTGATTCAGGTAAAGGAATTCCTGAATCGGATATCCCCCATATTTTCGACCGTTTTTACCAGGTTGACAAAAGCCGCTCAAACAGTTCAGGTGCAGGATTAGGACTTTCAATCGCTAAAAAAATATTGGAACTGCACGGAGCTAAAATCACTGTTCAAAGCTTGCTCAACAGGGGAACAACGTTTAAAATCAGTATGCCTTCCTGATTATACAGAAGCTTTTTTCCTTATCATATTTAGGACTTATCTTAGATATGATATTATCTAATTGAATAAAAAAATTAAGAATGAAGAGTATTCTTGTAACAGGAGGCGCAGGATTTATCGGCAGCCATACCGTATTAGAACTTTTAAATGCAGATTATAAAGTTGTTGTGGTTGATAATCTCAGCAACAGCAAACTGGAGGCCATCTCAAGAGTTGAATCGTTAACATCAAAAAAGATCGATTTTTACCAGGTAGATCTTTTGAATAAGAATGATCTTCGTGAGGTGTTTAATGCCTACTCTTTTGATGCTGTCATCCATTTTGCTGCATTAAAAGCGGTTGGGGAATCTGTAAAACAGCCGCTTCGATACTACAAAAATAACATCAGTGGCACGATTAATCTTTGTGAAGTAATGCAGGAGACCGGTGTAAATAACTTTGTTTTTAGCTCCTCAGCAACCGTTTATGGTGATCCTTCCCAATCTCCACTAACTGAAGATTCTGCACTCGGAGCTGTAAATCCTTACGGACAAACCAAACTCACCACGGAGTTCCTTTTAAAAGATCTCCAGGCCGCCAACCCCGGATGGAATGTGGCACTTCTTCGGTATTTCAATCCTGTTGGAGCACACGAAAGCGGCCAGATTGGTGAAGATCCCAGCGGAGTTCCAAACAACTTAATGCCCTACGTTACACAAGTAGCCGTAGGTAAACGCGATAAACTGAACGTTTTTGGAGATGACTACCCAACAAGAGATGGAACCGGAGAGCGAGATTATATTCACGTTGTGGATCTTGCCGTCGGTCATTTGAAAGCCCTCGAAAAACTTACTGAGAATCCCGGCCTCGTGACCTATAACCTCGGTACCGGAAGCGGGTACACAGTTTTAGAATTGGTAAAAACATTTGAAGAGGTAAACGAGGTATCCATTCCCTACGAAATAGCACCCCGCCGAGATGGTGATGCAGCCTCATGTTATGCCGATCCTTCCAAAGCAGAACGTGAGCTGGACTGGAAAGCCGATCGAGGATTAGAGGAGATGTGCCGCGATGCCTGGAACTGGCAGCAAAAAAATCCGGAAGGCTATTGAAAAATCAGGCACAGTGCATGGCTTTAGTAGATGGCGCAAGCGTCCTCGCTTGTGCCCCCTGTACCTATTCATTCAAACCTGAACAATTTCTACACTTATTAATCCACTCCTTCCAGAATAATTTGAAGCACCTGATGGCGCAAGCGTCCCGCTTGTGCCCTTTTCTTGAGTAGACGTTATTCCCCTGAAAATTTAATATCCGCAGCCACCGGCAGATGATCAGACGGAAACCGCCCGTCATATTGATCCGCTAAAATTGCGTGGTTTAGCACATCAAAACCAGAATTAGTGAATATAAAGTCGATCCGCCGGTCCGGAAGAATTTCCTCAAACCCATTCCAGGTTGATGTTGGCCCGTGATGTCCATGTTGAGCATGATAAAATCCATCTTCAAGATCCGTTGATTGACCATCTTCTGATCCAGTCAGAACGTTGTACGGCGGATCATTTTCAGTGGTATTAAAATCACCGGTAAGAACAACCGGTTGGTTTCCGGCAATCTCGTAAATCTTATCTACAATTAACGCTGCACTTTCTCTTCGGGCTTTTTTTCCTCTATGATCGAAGTGAGTATTGAAAACAAAAAAATTGTTGCCGGTATCTCTGTCTCTGAATTCTCCCCATGTAACAATTCGGGGCAATGCAGCATCCCACCCTACACTTGCAACTTCATTCGGTGTTTCCGAAAGCCAGAATGTGTCGTTCTCAATCAGTTCAAACCGATCTTTCTTGTAATATATGGCAGAATATTCTCCGGGATCATCTGGCGTATTTCTACCGACACCGATGCGGTTAAAATAGGGCAGCATTTCATCCAGTTGCTCCAGCTGATGCGGCAATCCCTCCTGTATTCCCACAAAATCAGCTTTGTGAAATCGCATGGTTCGTGCAACCATCTCTTTTCGATGAGGCCATGCATCTGAACTGTCGGTTGGTGTATCCAAACGAAGATTAAATGACATCACTCTGATGGAATGAGGAGTTTCCTGATTCATAAATTCTGACATCTCATGTTTGGTACTTGTTATCGATCCAAAAAGACCGAAAGCCAAAGGAGATAACAGGAAAAAGTAAATAATTGCTTTCATATAGAGGATATGTTTATTGATGAAATTTATTCAAATTAACAGCTTTAAGATCTTTTAAAAAGATCGATTTTAAAAAGCAGTTTTGATTTAAACAGAAAATTAACTTGCTTTATAAAAATCAATCAGTTACTTGAGTATATGGATAAGTTAAAAAGAATTATAAAAGGGAGTCCGTTCATCATAACCCTTATCTACATTATTGTAGGGGCGCTGTGGATTCAATATTCCGACCAGGCCGTTCTCACAATGTTTGATGATGTCGATACAATCACCCGGGTTCAATCTTACAAAGGATGGTTTTATGTACTTGCCAGCGGCGTTTTAATCTTTTTTTTAATCTATCAAAGCAACCTGCTGATAGAAAATTTGTTTCAAGAGACGAAAGAGGAGAAGAACAAATTTAAAGCCACATTTGAGCACGCTCCGGTCGGAATTGCCCATCACAAACCGAACGAAAAGTGGTTACTGGTTAATAAAACCCTCTGCAAACTGCTCGGCTACAGCAAAACAGAACTTTTAAATTTGAATTTTGAAGATTTTATTCACTCCGATGATATTGGTAAAGGCCGCCAATTAGACCAGGATATCGTAGATGGGGTCATATCAAGTTATAATATGGAAAAGAAGTACAGGCGCAAGAGTGGTGAGTACTTTACGGGAAAAGTAACAAAGGCAGCCGTTTATGACGCGAATAATCATGTTCAATATCTTATCGCAATTCTCGAAGACGTAACGCAACAAAAAGAAGATGAAGCCAGGATAAAACAGGCTCTTGAAGAAAAAGAGATTCTACTGGCTGAAGTTCATCACCGTGTAAAAAACAATATTGCACTGATGTCTGCACTCCTGGAGTTGCAATTAATGTACTCGGATTCTAAACACCTAAATGATGTCCTCTATCATTATAAAACCCGTCTTAAATCACTTTCATTGATCTATGAGAATTTTAAAGGCGTTGAAAAAGAACCAAATATCGATTTTAAATGGTATCTGAATGAACAGGTTAAGTTTTTGAATCATATTTTCGAACTGAATGATACTGAGATAGATTACCAAAAAGAGATCCAGGAGCTGGAACTAAATATCAACCAAGCCATTCCTGTTGGGTTGATCTGTAATGAAATGCTTGTTTATACAAATGCCAAAGAGTTCAACGAAGTTGAAAATCCGTTTATCAACATGCAATTAACAACTGAGAATGGGCATGTAACTATTTCCGTGGAAAGTAACGCACTGTCAAAAAATGGAAATGTTGATATTAATGATTCTCAATCCCTCGATGCGCGTATCATGGATGCCCTTGTCAAGCAGATAGAAGGAGAGGTAAGTTTCGTAAGGGAAGATGATCGTGAAATCTATAAGCTTGTATTTGAAAAAGGCACGTGGAAAGGAGGCGGCTCATATATTCAGCCCGGATCATAGTGATTATTACATCAGGTTTCCGAGTAGATCCCTGCCCTGTTGCACTCTTTATCGTGACTGATTGTCAATTAGCACATTCATAAAACCGGCTTTTCCCTCGTAAATTTCTACACCTGTTTCCTCTTTTGATGGCTGTTTATCGCACTCCAGAATAATTGTTTCGCTCAAGCCATCTTTATTAACTCACTGAAATACACCGAAATTAACATCACGGGACTCCAACCCCTTCCAGTGTATATCTCACGAATGTAGTGTGAAAAGAGATTGCCAGGCCGAATTTAGCTACGGACCTGAGTTCGATTCATAAGTTAGATTCTTGATAGTCCCCCTTAAAAAAGGGGGAAACAGGGGGATGTCCATCAGTAATATGCAAAACCAATGAACACCCCTCTAAATCTCCCCTTGTTAGGGGAGACTTTTTCATTCGTTTTTATTAATCGAAATGAGGTTACGGGTATCTTAAATTTCAAATGTCAAGAGCTAACATATCAAATGTTCTAATTGAGGGCTTTGCAAAACCGTGGTTACTGGTCAATCTGAACTCGATTCAGATTCTCCATTCGTCTTTATAGCCTGTATCTGGAGATCCTGAATCAAGTTCAGGATGACGGTCAGAGTTTTGCAAAGCCTTCTAATTATGATTTTTTTGTCGATGAAAGATCCTTGTAAATCGATTTTACATCCTCAAGTTCACATAGATCTGTCCCAAAACTTTTTAATGTACTTGCTGCTGTGGCTATTCCAAAAAGCACGGCATCCCTGGTACTCATACCGGTAACTAATCCGGCCACAAGTCCTCCTACAAAACTATCTCCAGCTCCAATAGAACTGTTTACTTCAATTTGTGGAGGTTTAAAGCTTGTGGATCCATTTTTATTGATGAGCTTTGTTTCCTCGCTTCCAAGAGTATAGATAACATTTTCAACACCCTGGCTAAAAAGTTGCTCAAGAAGGTCATCCATTGAATCAGCTTCTTTCTGTTTCTTTAGCTCTTCAAATTCCTCCTGATTTGGCTTGATATATGTGGCCCCGTTTTTCAATCCTTCTGAAAGAAAATCACCTGATGTATCCAGGATAAACTCTTTCCCATTTTCCAAAACAATTGATCCAACCATGCTGTAAAAATCTGTGGGTACACCAGGGGGCAAACTTCCGCTGCCCACAACTATATCAAAGTCATTTAGGTTCTCCTCTATCCAGTCAAGTGTGTTTTTCCATTCTGCATTTTCAATAGTTGGCCCCGGAAATACAAACCGATACTGCTCACCGGTATTCCTGTCAATCACCGACGTATTTTCTCTTGTCATTCCATTGATTTTACTATGTTTATGAGGGACATTCTCCTCATCCAGAAGATATGTAAGATATTCACCTGTAATCCCGCCGGCTAAATAAAAAGCATTTGCCTGTATGCCTAATCTTGTTAAAACCCGGGCTACATTTATTCCGCCTCCTCCGGGATCATAATCTGGTTTTTCGCATCTCACTTTTTGATTGGTAACCACTTTATCTGCCTCGCTGTTTACATCCACAGCGGGATTCATGGTTATTGTTAATACACGATTTGACATAAATAGATCATTCAGTTCTGGGATATTTGAAGTCTGAAATATACAGATTGTTCATTCACTTTTGAATCTCAAAACATTAAATGAATTCACCTCAGGAAATATCAAGATCTGTTTAACATCTTTAACAACTTTTTCCTACACTCTTTGTGAATGTATGTACATTCATTTATAAATATTAGATTGATATAAAGTTTTAAATAAAATAGAGATGGATATCACCATAACAGATGTAAAAGTAAAAGATATTCGGTTTCCTACCAGCCAGTCACTGGATGGCTCAGATGCCATGAATCCCGATCCCGATTATTCTGCTGCCTACGTGATTTTAAAAACAGATTCAGAGTATGAAGGCCATGGACTTACATTTACCATCGGGCGGGGAAACGAGATCTGTGTACAGGCCATTC is a genomic window containing:
- a CDS encoding hotdog domain-containing protein, with product MENNFPKMRFFSRKLIKPQDLNAHGTLFGGSVLAWVDEEAAIYVICQLGKGNIATKFMSEIDFVSSAKLGDIIEIGMETVSLGTTSITVKCEVRHKFTRKPIIRIDKIVFVHLDENGQPTPHGITKPVNR
- a CDS encoding HAMP domain-containing sensor histidine kinase, whose product is MRRFYFKLIAIFSVIMILFGALVAYTSIRASSRIIQESIQKTNRDLAKRLVTEFQPIVDDNFDEQAIARKLRELSGANPQFDFYLLNRQGMIKSFIQAQNNGQEPETLMVDVKPLDQFIAGEPLPILGMDPKNPDLLKPFSAANITIMGEEDCYIYVVLEGSQFTQTADMIEDSYILRGSLMFIGTVLLIGLAIGFFIFRMLTRRLDIIKKTVKEFERGQLNKRIPIKSNDEITDLSRCFNKMADTVLESMNEMKKADKLRRDLVANVSHDLRNPLSSIQGYLETIQMKGKELSREELQNYLEPVLTNTKKLNRMIDDLFALSKLDAENVTPNLEHITLAELVQDLVQQFKPIAQQKNIEIKTIYPENPHAQVYADIGLLDRALTNLIDNAIKHTPEGGTVTIQLVQNGKEINLEISDSGKGIPESDIPHIFDRFYQVDKSRSNSSGAGLGLSIAKKILELHGAKITVQSLLNRGTTFKISMPS
- a CDS encoding taurine dioxygenase, yielding MDIQEPIVDKQVIVDLLYGDEDYVSEFASASVESFTEFKDKFAKSLKTRDMESLRKAGHKIKPVAQMMKLDPVITMYETSKIMLEEDASDEEIKNLADNMNKFCTQLLKELKQLE
- a CDS encoding 1-phosphofructokinase family hexose kinase, with protein sequence MSNRVLTITMNPAVDVNSEADKVVTNQKVRCEKPDYDPGGGGINVARVLTRLGIQANAFYLAGGITGEYLTYLLDEENVPHKHSKINGMTRENTSVIDRNTGEQYRFVFPGPTIENAEWKNTLDWIEENLNDFDIVVGSGSLPPGVPTDFYSMVGSIVLENGKEFILDTSGDFLSEGLKNGATYIKPNQEEFEELKKQKEADSMDDLLEQLFSQGVENVIYTLGSEETKLINKNGSTSFKPPQIEVNSSIGAGDSFVGGLVAGLVTGMSTRDAVLFGIATAASTLKSFGTDLCELEDVKSIYKDLSSTKKS
- a CDS encoding PAS domain S-box protein, coding for MDKLKRIIKGSPFIITLIYIIVGALWIQYSDQAVLTMFDDVDTITRVQSYKGWFYVLASGVLIFFLIYQSNLLIENLFQETKEEKNKFKATFEHAPVGIAHHKPNEKWLLVNKTLCKLLGYSKTELLNLNFEDFIHSDDIGKGRQLDQDIVDGVISSYNMEKKYRRKSGEYFTGKVTKAAVYDANNHVQYLIAILEDVTQQKEDEARIKQALEEKEILLAEVHHRVKNNIALMSALLELQLMYSDSKHLNDVLYHYKTRLKSLSLIYENFKGVEKEPNIDFKWYLNEQVKFLNHIFELNDTEIDYQKEIQELELNINQAIPVGLICNEMLVYTNAKEFNEVENPFINMQLTTENGHVTISVESNALSKNGNVDINDSQSLDARIMDALVKQIEGEVSFVREDDREIYKLVFEKGTWKGGGSYIQPGS
- a CDS encoding response regulator transcription factor — its product is MKDSSNSILIVEDDRDLVKLIKINLEDQGYKIYTAGDGLEALKLFEEKDPSLVILDIMLPKLDGFEVCKRIRKENRKIPIMMLTAKTEEVDTILGLELGADDYMTKPFSVRELTARVKAIFRRIKVDREQEGNLPDKLVYDHLEIYPDKRKVTLSGKSIELTSKEYDLLLLFSSNPGKAYSREQLLNIVWGYSYEGYSHTVNSHINRLRSKIESDPSNPHFIKTVWGVGYRFTDPADSQDNA
- a CDS encoding endonuclease/exonuclease/phosphatase family protein — protein: MKAIIYFFLLSPLAFGLFGSITSTKHEMSEFMNQETPHSIRVMSFNLRLDTPTDSSDAWPHRKEMVARTMRFHKADFVGIQEGLPHQLEQLDEMLPYFNRIGVGRNTPDDPGEYSAIYYKKDRFELIENDTFWLSETPNEVASVGWDAALPRIVTWGEFRDRDTGNNFFVFNTHFDHRGKKARRESAALIVDKIYEIAGNQPVVLTGDFNTTENDPPYNVLTGSEDGQSTDLEDGFYHAQHGHHGPTSTWNGFEEILPDRRIDFIFTNSGFDVLNHAILADQYDGRFPSDHLPVAADIKFSGE
- the galE gene encoding UDP-glucose 4-epimerase GalE; translated protein: MKSILVTGGAGFIGSHTVLELLNADYKVVVVDNLSNSKLEAISRVESLTSKKIDFYQVDLLNKNDLREVFNAYSFDAVIHFAALKAVGESVKQPLRYYKNNISGTINLCEVMQETGVNNFVFSSSATVYGDPSQSPLTEDSALGAVNPYGQTKLTTEFLLKDLQAANPGWNVALLRYFNPVGAHESGQIGEDPSGVPNNLMPYVTQVAVGKRDKLNVFGDDYPTRDGTGERDYIHVVDLAVGHLKALEKLTENPGLVTYNLGTGSGYTVLELVKTFEEVNEVSIPYEIAPRRDGDAASCYADPSKAERELDWKADRGLEEMCRDAWNWQQKNPEGY